The segment GCACCTTCGCGCGGGCTCCGGCCAGGTCGAGGCGCCCGCCGAACGAGGTCTCCTCGTTGCCGAGCATGACGTTCTCCGCGACGGTGAAGACGGGGACGAGCATGAAGTGCTGGTGCACCATGCCGATGCCGGCGTTCATTGCGTCGCCGGGACCCTGGAAGTGCTGGACGACGTCGTCGAGCAGGATCTCCCCCTCCTCGGCCTGGTAGAGGCCGTAGAGGACGTTCATGAGAGTGGACTTGCCGGCGCCGTTCTCACCCAGGAGGGCGTGGATCTCGCCAGGCTCGACGGTGAGGCTGATGTGATCGTTGGCGGTGAGTGCGCCGAAGCGTTTGGTGATGCCCTGGAGTTCGAGCTTCATCGGGAGAATCTCCTTCGGGGTGGGACAGGCGTGAAGGCCCGGAACGACGTTAGCCGTTCCGGGCCTTCCGCAGGGACCTACTTGGTCAGCGACGCCGGCGACTCGACCTTGATCGAACCGTCGATGATGCCGGCCTTGATCGTGTCGAGCTCACCGGGGAGGCTCGACGCGATCTTGCTCTCGTAGTCGTGGAACGGGGCGAGGCCGACGCCGTCGTTCTTGAGGGTCCCGACGTAGGGCGTGTTGGTGAAGCTGCCCTTGGCGGCGTCCTCCACGACGGCCTTGGTGGCGGGGGCGATGCCCTTCTCGACGCTGGTCAGGAAGAGGGACGCGTTCGCCGGGTCGGTCTCGTAGGTGTCGGAGTCGACACCGACGAGGACGATGCCCTTGTCGGCGTCCTTGATCGCCTGCGCGGCGCTCTGGTAGATCGGTCCGCCGACGGGCATGATGACGTCCGCGTTCTGGTCGATCAGGGTCTGAGCGGACTGCTTCGCCGCGGTTCCGGCGTCGAAGCCGCCGGTGAAGACGCCCTTCTGGCTCGAGACGTCCCAGCCGACGACCTTGACGTCCTTCTTCTTCTGCTCGTTGTAGTACTTGACGCCGTCCGCGAAGCCGTCCATGAAGATGGTGACGGTCGGGATCTGCGCGCCGCCGAAGGTGCCGACGACGCCGGTCTTCGAGTAGCTCGCCGCGGCGTAGCCGCCGAGGAACGCGGCCTCGGAGGTGTTGAACGTGATCGGGCGCACGTTGTCGGCGGTCGTCGACGCGTCGTCGATCGTCGCGAAGTCGACGTTCGGGTTCGCCTTGGCGGCGGCCTTGGTCGCGTCGGCCAGGAGGAAGCCGACCGTGATGATCAGGTTGCACTTCTGGTTGACGAGGCTCGAGATGTTCGAGGCGTAGACCGTCTGGTCGGCCGACTCGACCTTCTTCGGGGTGGCGCCGAGGTCTTTCGCGGCCTCGTTGAGGCCGTCGAGGCCGAGCTGGTTGAACGACTTGTCGTCGAACCCGCCCGCGTCGGAGACCATGCACGGGACGTAGCTGGACTTGGCCGTGGTGGCGGAGCTGCTCGGCGTCGGTGCCGAGCCGCAACCGGCCAGGAGTGCGGTGGCGGCGACCATTGCGAGACCGCTCGCGACGACCTTCCCTGCAGAGATAGTCAAAGTGTCCTCCAAGAACGAGCCCGGTCGAGCACCGGGCGATATGGCTGACAGGTTACCCAAAGTTACGAGGCGTATTGACCACCGCGGGCGCGCGCGCGAGAAGCGTTATCCCGTTGAGACCCGAGCGAAACGGCGACGTAATGCGCGATCTGCTAGGGCGGCGGACGCAGGAGCCGGCGCCCGCCGCCGCACGTCAGAGGACGTCGTTGCGCCCGGAGAGCTTGAGGGCGTCGACGACCGACTTCACCCGCTGGGCGTTCGCGCTGGTGGTGACCAGGAGGGCGTCCGGGGTGTCGACGACGACGATGTCGGTCACGCCGATGAGCGAGATGAGGCGGTCGCCCTGGCTCACCACGATGCCCGACGAGGAGTCCGCGAGGACGCGGGCGTTCTCGCCGAGGATGGCGAGGTCGGACGCGCGCCCCTTCGAGTGCAGCTTCGCGATGGAGGCGAAGTCGCCCACGTCGTCCCAGTCGAAGTCGCCGGGGACGACCGCGAGTCGACCCTGTGCCGCGGCCGGCTCGGCCACCGTGTAGTCGATGGCGATCTTCTCGAGGTTCGGCCAGATGCGGTCGACGACGGCTCCGCGCGCCGGGGTGTCCCAGGCGTCGGCGAGCTCGAGGATGCCCTTCAGCAGCTCCGGGCGGGTCTCGCCGAGCTGCTCCAGGAGCCGGTCGGCGCGCGAGATGAACATCCCGCCGTTCCAGAGGTAGTTGCCGTCGCGGAGGTAGGCCTCTGCGGTCTCGAGCTCCGGCTTCTCGACGAACGACGTCACGGCCTTCGCGTGCGGGGCGCCCTCGATGGCGAGATCGTCGCCCGTGTGGATGTAGCCGAAGCCGATGGCCGGCTCCGTCGGCGTGATGCCGATCGTCGCGATGTAGCCGGCGTCGGCGGCCGCGATCGCCTCGTGGACGGCGCGGACGAACGACCGCTGGTCGGCGATGACGTGGTCGGCGGCGAAGGAGCCGATGATGACATCGGGCTCGCGCTTGACCAGGATGGCCGCGGCGAGGCCGATGGCCGCCGTGGAGTCTTTCGGCTCGCTCTCGAGGACGACGTTGTGGTCCTCCAGGGCGGGGAGCTGGGCCTCGACGGCGGCGCGGTGCGACCGGCCGGTGACCACCATGATGCGCTGCTCGCCGTTGATGGGCGCGAGGCGGTCCCACGTGCCGCGGAGGAGGGTCGAGCCGCTGCCGGTGAGGTCGTGGAGGAACTTGGGGGCGTCGGCGCGGCTGAGCGGCCACAGCCGGGATCCGATGCCGCCGGCCGGGATGATGCTGTAGAACCGGTCGAGGCTCTCTCGTGCTGTCGTCATGCCGCCCACCCTAGCGGCCGATCCGCGGGGTTCCCGGGGCCCCACGCCCGCTGCCTCCGGCCGCCGCCACCGCTCATTCACGCGGCCGACACCCCCGCGCCACGCCCGCGGCCTACGGTGCCCCCACGACGATCGAGGGGATCCGATGCGAGTAGCCATCGTGACCGAGAGCTTCCTACCGACTCTGAACGGGGTCACGACGAGCGTCTGTCGCATCCTGGAGCACCTGCGCGAGCGGGGCCACGACGCGATGGTGATCGCCCCCGACGGCCGCGGCCCCACGACCTTCGCGGGATTCCCGGTGCACCGGATGCCCTCCGTGGCCTACCGGCAGTTCCCGGTCGGGATCCCCGGCCCGCAGCTCGCCGGTCTCCTCGCCGGATTCGCGCCGGACGTCGTCCACGCGGCCTCCCCGTTCATCCTCGGCGCGCAGGCCGTGACGGCCGCGAATCGGATCGGGGTGCCGAGCGTCGCCGTCTTCCAGACGGACATGGCGAAGTACGCGGGCCGCAACGGATTCGGCCCGGCGACCTCGGCGCTGGCGTGGAAGGTGATCCGCTGGATCCACTCCGGCGCCGCTCTCACGCTCGTGCCGTCGGAGGCGTCGCGGCTCGACCTCGAGCGGCAGGGCATCGAGCGCCTGGCGCTGTGGGGTCGCGGCGTCGACTCGGTGCTGTACCACCCCAACCGGCGGCAGGACCCCGCCACGGGCATCCTGCGGTCCCGCCTCGCCCCGGCGGGAGAGGTGCTCGTCGGCTACGTCGGGCGGCTCGCGCCGGAGAAGGAGCTGCACCGGCTCGCGGCGCTCCGCAGGATCCGGAACATGCGGCTCGTCCTCGTCGGCGACGGCCCCGCGCGCGCCACGCTCGGCAGGAAGCTGGCGCACCTCGATCCCGTCTTCCTCGGCTCGCTCCGCGGCGAGGAGCTCGCGACCGCCTACGCCGCCCTCGACGTCTTCGTCCACGCGAGCACGACCGAGACCTTCGGCCAGACCCTGCAGGAGGCGCACGCGGCGGGGCTCCCGGTCGTCGCCCCCGCCGCGGGAGGCCCTCTCGACCTGGTCCGCCACGGCGTCGACGGTCTCCTCGTCGACCCGCACCACGACCACTCCCTGCGCCGAGCGGTGCTCGGCCTGGTCGAGGACCCGCTCCAGCGCGCCCGGTTCGGCGAGGCCGGAAGGAGGGCCGTCGTCGGCCGGACCTGGACCGCCCTCGGGGACGAGCTGATCGGCCACTACGCCGCCGTGATCGCGGCGAAGGAACCCACCCGCCGGGCCCTCGACGATCTCTCGCCGTCGAGATAGTTAGGTTTGCCTTCGCGGCGACCGTCACAGGCGTTGCCTAGGATGATGATGTTCTACGAACACTCCCGATCCGCTTTGGAGGGTTGCTCATGGCCGAGCAGACAACGGGGGTACTCAGCGGCTCGTCGCCGCAGGGCTCCCCATCAGCATCGATCCCCGAGCCCCGCGCCGGGCGCTTTCAGGGAACCCTCTACCGGGGCCGCGAGGGCATGTGGTCGTGGGTCCTCCACCGCATCACCGGGGTCTCGATCTACTTCTTCCTCCTGGTGCACATCCTCGACACGGCTCTCGTCCGCGTCAGCCCCCAGGCGTACAACGCGGTGATCGGCACGTACAAGCACCCGATCATGGGTCTCGGCGAGACGGCTCTGGTCGCGGCGATCGGCTTCCACGCCCTCAACGGGCTGCGGATCATCCTGATCGACTTCCTGCCCAACGGCACGAAGTACCAGAAGCTCCTCTTCTGGATCGTCATCGCCCTGTGGATCGTGCTGCTCATCGGCTTCGTCCCCCGCCAGCTCATGAACGTCTTCTCGGAGTAAGCGCATGGCCATCGACACCTCAGCACCCTCGACGATCGAGGCCCCGCGGTCCAAGCGACCCGCCACACGCTCCACGAACTGGGAGAAGTGGGGCTGGATCTACATGCGCGGCAGCGGCGTCCTGCTCGTCGTGCTCATCTTCGCGCACCTCTTCACCAACCTCATCGCCGGCCAGGGCGGCGTCAAGGCCATCGACTTCGCCTTCGTCGGCGGGAAGTGGTCGAACCCCTTCTGGCAGATCTGGGACACCCTCCTCCTCTGGCTCGCTCTCATCCACGGCTCCAACGGGATGCGCACGATCGTCAACGACTACGTCGCCAACCAGACCCTGCGCAAGGTCATGCTCGTCGCGCTCCTGGTGTCGAGCGTCGTCCTCATCCTCCTCGGAACGCTCGTGATCTACACGTTCTCGCCCTGCCCCGCCGGCGCCCTGCCCTCCGACCTGCCGTCGTTCTGCCCCGCGCAGTAGCGAGCCCCGGGCGATAGCGCCCACCGCACCGACCGCGCAGCGGCCGCGACACGGCCAGCCAGCATCCCGCTCCACCTCTCAGACGGAAAGCACCGTGACAGACATCCCCGATTCGGCAACCGCCCCCACGACCGTTCGCGACGGCATCCACTACCACCAGCACGACATCGTCATCGTCGGCGCCGGCGGGGCGGGGATGCGCGCGGCCATCGAGGCCGGTCCGAACGCGTCGACCGCGGTCATCTCGAAGCTCTACCCGACGCGCTCCCACACGGGTGCGGCGCAGGGCGGCATGGCCGCCGCCCTCGCCAACGTCGAGGAGGACAACTGGGAGTGGCACACCTTCGACACCGTCAAGGGCGGCGACTACCTCGTCGACCAGGACGCCGCGGAGATCCTCGCCAAAGAGGCGATCGACGCGATCATCGACCTCGAGAACATGGGCCTGCCCTTCAACCGGACGCCCGACGGGAAGATCGACCAGCGCCGCTTCGGCGGTCACACGGCGGAGCACGGCAAGAGCCCCGTGCGGCGTTCCTGCTACGCGGCTGACCGCACGGGTCACATGATCCTGCAGACGCTTTACCAGAACTGCGTCAAGTTCGGCATCAACTTCTTCAACGAGTTCTACGTTCTCGACCTGATCATGACCGAGGTGGACGGCGAGCAGCGTCCCGCGGGCGTCGTCGCCTACGAGCTGGCCACGGGAGACCTCCACGTCTTCCAGGGCAAGGCCGTCATCTTCGCGACCGGAGGCTTCGGGAAGATCTACAAGACGACGTCCAACGCCCACACCCTCACGGGCGACGGCGTCGGGATCATCTGGCGCAAGGGCCTCCCGCTGGAGGACATGGAGTTCTTCCAGTTCCACCCGACCGGTCTCGCCGGGCTGGGCATCCTGCTCTCCGAGGCCGCCCGCGGTGAGGGCGCGATCCTCCGCAACAGCGAGGGCGAGCGCTTCATGGAGCGCTACGCCCCCACCATCAAGGACCTCGCCCCGCGCGATATCGTCGCCCGCTGCATGCGCACCGAGATCCGCGAGGGCCGGGGGGCCGGTCCGAACAAGGACTACGTCTACCTCGACATCACCCACCTCTCGCCCGAGGTCATCGACGCGAAGCTCCCCGACATCACCGAGTTCGCCCGCACGTACCTCGGCGTCGAGCCCTACACGGAGCCCGTGCCCGTCCTCCCGACGGCGCACTACGCGATGGGCGGCATCCCGACGAACGTCAACGCCGAGGTGCTGCTGAACAACGACACCACCGTCCCGGGTCTCTACGCCGCCGGCGAGTGCGCCTGCGTGAGCGTCCACGGCTCGAACCGCCTCGGCACCAACTCGCTGCTCGACATCAACGTCTTTGGCAAGCGCGCCGGCAAGAACGCCGTCGAGTACGTCAAGACGGCGGAGTTCGTCCCGCTGCCCGACGACGCGGCCGAGTTCGTCAAGGGCCTGGTCGACCAGGTGCGCAACGCCTCCGGGACCGAGCGCATCGCGGTCCTCCGCAAGGAGCTCCAGGACTCCATGGACGACAACGCCCAGGTATTCCGCACCGAGGAGACGCTGACCGAGGTCACGAAGGTGATCGAGTCGCTCCGCGAGCGCTACAAGAACATCTCCGTGCAAGACAAGGGGAAGCGCTTCAACACCGACCTCCTCGAGGCGATCGAGCTGGGCTTCCTGCTCGACCTGGCCGAGGTCGTCGTCTACTCGGCTCGTTCTCGCACCGAGAGCCGCGGCGGTCACTTCCGCGAGGACTACCCGACGCGCGACGACGAGAAGTGGCTCGTGCACACCATGGCCTACCTGACCGGCGACGCCCACTCGGCCGACGCGGGCGACCACATCAAGCTCGACACCAAGCCGGTCGTCATCACGAACTACCAGCCGATGGAACGGAAGTACTGAGATGAGCACTGTCCTCGACGAGCGTCCGGCCGCGGCCGACGCGATCCAGAAGTTCACCGCGACCCTGGTCATCCGCCGGTTCGATCCCGAGACCGACTCCGAGCCGCGCTGGGAGGAGTTCAAGGTCGAGGTTCTTCCGACCGACCGGGTGCTCGACGCCCTGCACCAGATCAAGTGGGAGCAGGACGGCTCGCTGACCTTCCGCCGCTCCTGCGCCCACGGTGTCTGCGGCTCCGACGCCATGCGCATCAACGGCCGCAACCGGCTCGCCTGCAAGACCCTGATCAAGGACCTCGATCTCGACAAGCCCGTCTACGTCGAAGCCATCAAGGGTCTCCCCCTCGAGAAGGACCTCGTCGTCGACATGGAGCCGTTCTTCGCCTCCTACCGCGAGATCCAGCCCTTCCTCCAGGCCTCCTCGAAGCCCGAGAAGGAGCGCCTGCAGAGCGTCGAGCAGCGCGCCCGCTTCGACGACACCACCAAGTGCATCCTCTGCGCCGCGTGCACCTCGTCGTGCCCGGTGTTCTGGACCGACGGGCAGTACTTCGGCCCGGCCGCGATCGTCAACGCGCACCGCTTCATCTTCGACTCCCGCGACGAGGAGGCCAAGGTCCGCCTCGACATCCTCAACGACAAGGAGGGCGTCTGGCGCTGCCGCACGACCTTCAACTGCACCGAGGCCTGCCCCCGCGGCATCCAGGTGACGCAGGCGATCGCCGAGGTCAAGGCCGCCGTCCTGCGCGGTCACGCGTAGGTCAGTCCTCCACGACGCACACCGCATCGAGCCCGAGGGCGAGGCGGAGGGCGATCGACACGCCCGCCTCTCCCTCCGGGCCCCACGGCGCGAACGCGTCGGTCCACCAGAGTGGGACAGAGACCTCCGGGGCGTCCGGTAGGAGCCGCGCAACCTCGTCCGCGCATGAGACGCGTCTCGGCGGGTAGACGGTCAGCACCTCGACGTGGTCGGGTCCGATCACCTGCAGCGCCGCTCCGCCGTCGATCTCCCGGATCTCCGCGGCGCCCTCGATCCCCTCGGCCGCTCGGGCCAGGGCGTGGAGGTCGTGCGGCGCCTGGGCGAGGACAGTGATCTCACGGGGCATCCTGCACCCCCTCCCCCAGTTTTCGATCGAGTTCCTCGAGGTCCGCGTGGAGGTCGTCCTCCCAGGCCTGCAGGAGCGGCGGAGAGAGCAGCGTCGTCAGCCTCTCCGATCCCACGGAATCGAGGGCGTCGTGCAGGGCGTCCCAGCCGGGATGCGCGGCGTCGCCGAGGGGCAGGAGGAACGCCGGTCCCGCCGGACGCCCGACGACGTCGACGCGCTGCGCCTCGCCGAAGGCCGCCGCGGCCAGATCGAGTCGGCGCACCGACGGAGCCCCGATGAGGAGGACCAGGGGGTTCGGCGGCGGATAGGAGACGGCCCGGAACGTGCGGTCGGTCTCCCCCTCCCGGGCCAGGACGAGAGCGAACGTGGGGAGGGCCTCGCGGGCGAGGTCGCCGAGCGCGACCCGGACCCGGTCGACCGCCGCGTCGACACCGGCGGACCCGCCGGGCACGTCGGCCGTGAGCGCCACGGTCTCCTCGATGCCGCGGTCGGTCACGCGCGCGGTGACGGCGGCCGAGAGGTGCCGCCCCTCGACGATGACGCGGGAGGTGTCGGGTGCGCGGTGGCGGGCATCCTGCGTCAGGACCCAGCGATCCCAGGCGTGGTCGAGGGGCTCGGAGCGGCCCCACGCTCGCGGCCGGTAGCCGCCGACGGCCTCGCAGAGGGCCTCGAGTGCCCCGCCGAGCAGGGTCTCGTGCGACGCGCGGTGGAGCACGGTGACGTCGACGCTGAGCTGTGTCGCCCGGTCGACGGGGTCCGATCCGCTCGGTGCGACCCGGTCCCCCGCCGCCTCGTCGGCCTCGCCGGCCTCGTCCCAGCCGATCACGGCCGACGGGTCCGCCGCGTCGAAGTCGTCGACATGGTCGCGCAGGATGCCCGTGACGCCGTCCCGATAGCCGGCGGCCGTCCGCACCAGCCAGGCACCGCCCGCGGCCGTGAGAGCGGCTCGGAGGCCGATGGTGATCCGTGAGCCCTCGGGGCTGACGATCACGACCCGGCGGCCGCCGATCGGGGGCCTCGCCAGGACGTCGGCGAGCGGACCGCTCAGTCGGATGACGCTCGCTCGTGTCTCGACGCGGACGACACGCGCGGTGATCCCGTCGATGAGGGGATGGCGTATGGAGGTACCCACCCCTGCCATTGTGCCCCGACGGACTCCGGTCCGGTCGGCGCTCGCCCAGGTTGACGTCCCGGCGCCGACCTCGGCACCCCGGTGATCGATAGGATCGAGGCCCGGCGGGAGGAGCCGGACCCCCGACCGCGACCGAGAGGCCACGCCATGGATGCCGACACCGTCGACCACGACGACAGGGGCCACGACGCCAGGGGCCACGACGACACGCCCGAGGCCGACGAGCGCGCCGTTCTGCAGCAGCGGATCGCGACGTCCCTCGCCGCCTCCCTGGCCGAGACGGAGTGGGCCGAGGGCGATCTCTTCTGGGCCGAGATCGGCGAGAGGATCATCGCCCGCCTGAGCACGCTCGACGCCGCGGGCACTCCCCACGACCACGCCGTCCCCCGCGACATCGACGACCTCGGACGCGCTCTGCGGCGTGCCATGGCCACACCGGAGAAGGGCACCTGGTTCTCGCTCTCCCTGACGCTCGAGGCCGACGGCAGCTACACCGCCCGGTTCAACTTCGATCGGCGCGTCTACGACAACCCGTCGACGCCATTCTCGGCGGGCCGCCTCGGCGCCGTGCCGACCGACGCCGACTACACGCTCGACCTCGAGCGGTACCCCCGCGGGGCGCGCTACCAGCCCGCGTGGCTCGGGCTTCCCGCCGTGCAGCCGGCGCCGGAGTCATCGGTCACGGCACCGGCCCCCGCCGCGTCCGCGGCAGCCTCGTCGGCCGCCACCGAGGTGGGTCGCGGGACGTCCGGCCAGCCGCTCGTCCAGCCCCCGTACGACGTCCTCGAGGAGGCGTGGGGCTGGCCCGGGGTCTTCGCCAGCGTCTCCCAGCAGATCACGGCGGCCGTCGACGAGCGCGAGCCCGGCGAGCCGATGACGCGGACGCAGGCCGAGCAGGCGGGCCGGCACGTTCTCGCGGCCGTCGTCGCCGACGTTCTGGAGCCGCACCGGCTCGCGACGATCCTGACGCTCCACGCCGAGGCGGTCCGCAGGAGACTCCTGCCGGAGGTCCCGGGCACGTCCGACCTCGACGCAAGCATCACGCTCCTGGAGGCACGCGGGGCGTCGTCGCCGACGCTCCTGGCCGTCGAGGCCGGCGTCTACGGCATCGTCGGCGACGTC is part of the Frondihabitans sp. 762G35 genome and harbors:
- a CDS encoding BMP family lipoprotein, whose product is MTISAGKVVASGLAMVAATALLAGCGSAPTPSSSATTAKSSYVPCMVSDAGGFDDKSFNQLGLDGLNEAAKDLGATPKKVESADQTVYASNISSLVNQKCNLIITVGFLLADATKAAAKANPNVDFATIDDASTTADNVRPITFNTSEAAFLGGYAAASYSKTGVVGTFGGAQIPTVTIFMDGFADGVKYYNEQKKKDVKVVGWDVSSQKGVFTGGFDAGTAAKQSAQTLIDQNADVIMPVGGPIYQSAAQAIKDADKGIVLVGVDSDTYETDPANASLFLTSVEKGIAPATKAVVEDAAKGSFTNTPYVGTLKNDGVGLAPFHDYESKIASSLPGELDTIKAGIIDGSIKVESPASLTK
- a CDS encoding mannose-1-phosphate guanylyltransferase, translating into MTTARESLDRFYSIIPAGGIGSRLWPLSRADAPKFLHDLTGSGSTLLRGTWDRLAPINGEQRIMVVTGRSHRAAVEAQLPALEDHNVVLESEPKDSTAAIGLAAAILVKREPDVIIGSFAADHVIADQRSFVRAVHEAIAAADAGYIATIGITPTEPAIGFGYIHTGDDLAIEGAPHAKAVTSFVEKPELETAEAYLRDGNYLWNGGMFISRADRLLEQLGETRPELLKGILELADAWDTPARGAVVDRIWPNLEKIAIDYTVAEPAAAQGRLAVVPGDFDWDDVGDFASIAKLHSKGRASDLAILGENARVLADSSSGIVVSQGDRLISLIGVTDIVVVDTPDALLVTTSANAQRVKSVVDALKLSGRNDVL
- a CDS encoding succinate dehydrogenase iron-sulfur subunit; translation: MSTVLDERPAAADAIQKFTATLVIRRFDPETDSEPRWEEFKVEVLPTDRVLDALHQIKWEQDGSLTFRRSCAHGVCGSDAMRINGRNRLACKTLIKDLDLDKPVYVEAIKGLPLEKDLVVDMEPFFASYREIQPFLQASSKPEKERLQSVEQRARFDDTTKCILCAACTSSCPVFWTDGQYFGPAAIVNAHRFIFDSRDEEAKVRLDILNDKEGVWRCRTTFNCTEACPRGIQVTQAIAEVKAAVLRGHA
- a CDS encoding DUF6177 family protein, giving the protein MGTSIRHPLIDGITARVVRVETRASVIRLSGPLADVLARPPIGGRRVVIVSPEGSRITIGLRAALTAAGGAWLVRTAAGYRDGVTGILRDHVDDFDAADPSAVIGWDEAGEADEAAGDRVAPSGSDPVDRATQLSVDVTVLHRASHETLLGGALEALCEAVGGYRPRAWGRSEPLDHAWDRWVLTQDARHRAPDTSRVIVEGRHLSAAVTARVTDRGIEETVALTADVPGGSAGVDAAVDRVRVALGDLAREALPTFALVLAREGETDRTFRAVSYPPPNPLVLLIGAPSVRRLDLAAAAFGEAQRVDVVGRPAGPAFLLPLGDAAHPGWDALHDALDSVGSERLTTLLSPPLLQAWEDDLHADLEELDRKLGEGVQDAP
- the sdhC gene encoding succinate dehydrogenase, cytochrome b556 subunit: MAEQTTGVLSGSSPQGSPSASIPEPRAGRFQGTLYRGREGMWSWVLHRITGVSIYFFLLVHILDTALVRVSPQAYNAVIGTYKHPIMGLGETALVAAIGFHALNGLRIILIDFLPNGTKYQKLLFWIVIALWIVLLIGFVPRQLMNVFSE
- a CDS encoding glycosyltransferase family 4 protein gives rise to the protein MRVAIVTESFLPTLNGVTTSVCRILEHLRERGHDAMVIAPDGRGPTTFAGFPVHRMPSVAYRQFPVGIPGPQLAGLLAGFAPDVVHAASPFILGAQAVTAANRIGVPSVAVFQTDMAKYAGRNGFGPATSALAWKVIRWIHSGAALTLVPSEASRLDLERQGIERLALWGRGVDSVLYHPNRRQDPATGILRSRLAPAGEVLVGYVGRLAPEKELHRLAALRRIRNMRLVLVGDGPARATLGRKLAHLDPVFLGSLRGEELATAYAALDVFVHASTTETFGQTLQEAHAAGLPVVAPAAGGPLDLVRHGVDGLLVDPHHDHSLRRAVLGLVEDPLQRARFGEAGRRAVVGRTWTALGDELIGHYAAVIAAKEPTRRALDDLSPSR
- the sdhA gene encoding succinate dehydrogenase flavoprotein subunit, whose product is MTDIPDSATAPTTVRDGIHYHQHDIVIVGAGGAGMRAAIEAGPNASTAVISKLYPTRSHTGAAQGGMAAALANVEEDNWEWHTFDTVKGGDYLVDQDAAEILAKEAIDAIIDLENMGLPFNRTPDGKIDQRRFGGHTAEHGKSPVRRSCYAADRTGHMILQTLYQNCVKFGINFFNEFYVLDLIMTEVDGEQRPAGVVAYELATGDLHVFQGKAVIFATGGFGKIYKTTSNAHTLTGDGVGIIWRKGLPLEDMEFFQFHPTGLAGLGILLSEAARGEGAILRNSEGERFMERYAPTIKDLAPRDIVARCMRTEIREGRGAGPNKDYVYLDITHLSPEVIDAKLPDITEFARTYLGVEPYTEPVPVLPTAHYAMGGIPTNVNAEVLLNNDTTVPGLYAAGECACVSVHGSNRLGTNSLLDINVFGKRAGKNAVEYVKTAEFVPLPDDAAEFVKGLVDQVRNASGTERIAVLRKELQDSMDDNAQVFRTEETLTEVTKVIESLRERYKNISVQDKGKRFNTDLLEAIELGFLLDLAEVVVYSARSRTESRGGHFREDYPTRDDEKWLVHTMAYLTGDAHSADAGDHIKLDTKPVVITNYQPMERKY
- a CDS encoding succinate dehydrogenase hydrophobic membrane anchor subunit, coding for MAIDTSAPSTIEAPRSKRPATRSTNWEKWGWIYMRGSGVLLVVLIFAHLFTNLIAGQGGVKAIDFAFVGGKWSNPFWQIWDTLLLWLALIHGSNGMRTIVNDYVANQTLRKVMLVALLVSSVVLILLGTLVIYTFSPCPAGALPSDLPSFCPAQ